The Sulfuricurvum sp. DNA segment TTATGGAATTTTTCATGGGAAAGTTGCCTATATCAGCCCCGACACACTCGTAGAAAAAACACCTCAAGGCGAAAAATATTATTTTCGCGTTCTTATCGCCCTTAAACCGGATGAACTTATCTCAAAATCAGGTAAAAAGATATCTCTGTCAGCTGGTATGACAACACAAGTCGACATCACAACAGGCGAGAGGAGTGTCTTGAGATACCTCACAAAACCTCTGACTAAAACATTCTCTGAATCATTACACGAACGCTAATTGTTTACACCTTCACATCTAAAATGTGAAGCGATTTTTTAGGAATATTCTCCTCTTCTTCCGGAAATTCTTCACTCGCTCTACGCTCCTCCTGATCGGCTTGTTCCCTCTGGTGTTCGCGGTCAGGATCGACACCTTGATTCTCTTCGGTCGGTCGAACCTCTTGAACCTCTCTTTTTTGTATTTGTGATAGATTTTGTGCCGCTAAGGCTTGGAGTTCCGTCCGATTATTCATCGCACCCACTTCAGAAGCAATTCCCGCCATTTGTTGATTTGCGTAAATTACACCACCGACAGGGGAAATTGCCATCAAAAACTCCTTATTATAATTTATGCACTAAAACGAATGCATCCGTTTTAGTGGCAAGGACTAAAGTCCTTTGCAATCCCCTAAAGCTACAAAAACTACGTTTTTGAGAATTTTAGAATTACTAATCATCTATTTATTGCTAATGTTTTGTAATTGGTATAGAGGACATTCGCCCCCTCTTGGACCCGAACTTCTCTACGGGGAGTATAATCGACCAAATAAGATCCTTTTTCAAATACAGAGAAATCGACACACAGTTTTGCCGCTGTTTCGAGAATTTTTTCGGGAAGTTGCTGTTTATCGGTCGAGATGATGACGTGAGCGGAGGGGCGATCTTTGAGATGCATCCATATATCGCGTGCTTTCGCGTTTTGGAGGAGCTCGATATTCCCTTTTTCACTTTTTCCAAGCGATACTTTTACCCCCTCTATCCAAAACTGTGCGATAGAATCGGAGGTTTTAAGACGGCTTTTTTCCCCTTTTTGAGGAAAAAGAAGGGTAATCTCTTCGGGAGTAGTAGCACTGCTCACCGTTTGGATAAAAAGCTCCAAATGGCGAATTTTCTCCTCAAGATTATGACGTTCACGGTAGAGTCCTATCGCTTTTTGTTTCCCTTTTTTAGAGCGTTTAAAGAAATGTTCTGCCTGAGATGAAGGGGTTGGGCACCGTGGTGCCAAGATTATCCTTAACGGTGTTCCATCAAAATCGTCTAATACAATCTCCGTATCATAAGGGCGGATGGAGGCAAGATTTGCCAAAATCAGATGACCGATATGTTGAGAGTGTTGAGCTTCTTCGAGAAGCAATAACTCATTTTCCAAACCATTTAGATGTTTTTTAAGCTGTATCAGACGTTTATTTAACAACAGTAATTTCTCTTTTTTTAAACGTTCTAAATTGCCGTTATTTCGTCGATTAAATTCATCAACTAAAAAACCTCGAACGTCCTCTAGCGGGTACTCTTTCGGTTCATACGGAATCGGTGGAGGATCGAGGAGAATTTGACCTACACGAACACTGCGAGAAGAGACCTCTTCATCGATATGGCGAAGGGCTTCGAGAACCCTCCCCTCCTCATCAAGAATAATTGCATTGGTATGTTTGCCGGTAAACTCTAGCTGCAATGTAGTAGTAAGACTTTTATACGAACCGCTCATCCCTGCCGTGAGACGAAGTATCTTGTCGCTATTGTGCATCGATATACTTTGAACAGTAGAACGATTAAACCGTTTTGCGAGGAGCATATCAAAAGGGGCTTGATACATTTTCCCTCGAGATGCCGACTCCCCGATACTAATCCCTGAATCCCCTCCATTGAGCTCAAAATTCCAACTGTTCTCACGATTAAAAACAATACGGAGTGAACTGTCGTTTAAACGATACGCAGCGACAATATGATCGAAGTGTTGCATGTATAATACAATCTGTTTAAAATAAGAAAATTTCATATCTTTACCTTCCCTTTAGAAAAAGAAACTTACAATAGAGTTATGACATGGTCACAACTAATATACTAGGTAGCATTCATGGATCTATTTAACACCATTAAGTCAAAGTTTATTCTGAACCTCGTTGCAGCAATAGGAGCTATCCTTATTAGCGTGATTGTAGCATACTTCATTGCCGTAGGCTCAATCAAAGAGATCATGATCAGTGATCTTAATACTGTTGCCGATGCACTCGAAAAGAATGTGAACTATATCGCCAACATAGAGCCCAAAGCGTATCAAGAAGTAGGGTTTAAAGAGGAGATCAAAAAGATTAAAATCGGAAAAAGTGGTTATGTCTATTTTATCAATTCGGAGGGGGTAATGACGATTCACCCCAAAGATGAGGGGAAAAATAAAGCTGGGCATGATTATATTGATCATATCCGTTCCGATAAAGCGGGAGGGATATATGAGTATGTCTCCGCTACTACGGGACAGGATAAAATTGCCGCTTACCGTTATATCTCCGCATGGGATATGTGGGTTATCCCCGGAATCAATAAAGCCGATTATTTTGATGAACTTCGATCAAGTTTTTTTAAATGGTTTCTCCTCTTGGGGACTATTTTAACCGCTATTTTAATAGCTATCAACTATATTTCAGGAACCAGTATCCTCCGTCCTATCGAAGAACTCGATCGTGTTTCCAGCGATTTGGCACACGGAAATGGAGATCTTACAAAACGTCTTCCGATACGTAATGCTAATGATGAAATCGGGGTAGCGAGTAAATATCTCAATAGCTTTATCGATAAAATCCAAAATACGATCAATGATACCAAAAATATAACTTCATCTGCTGTCGGGTCCACCTCAAGCCTTAATGCTGCGGCAGAAAATCTCTCAGTTCAATCTGAAAAAACCAACACCATTGCCCAAAATACCAATGCCACTGCTGCTGAAATCGGAACAACACTGGAACAAAGCGTACAAATGGCACAAGAGAGTCTTAAAAATAGCCAATCAACCGAACAAGAACTGGGTCATGTACGTGAAATTGCCAACGCTATTACTACCGAGATTCACAACACCACCCAAATGAGCAATGAATTAGCAGAACGCTTTGCACAACTCTCTTCGGATGCAGCCAGTGTTAGCGGAGTACTCAGCATCATTAGCGATATCGCTGATCAAACCAACCTTCTCGCTCTCAATGCTGCTATCGAAGCGGCACGGGCTGGCGAACATGGACGCGGATTTGCCGTCGTTGCCGATGAAGTACGTAAACTCGCAGAACGTACCCAAAAAAGCTTGACGGAGATCAACTCGACCATCTCTATCGTGATCCAATCAATCTCGGATTCTTCGGACATGATGAGTGCAAACGGTAAAAATATCGAACGTCTTGCCGATCGAAGCGAGGAAATTGATCTTAAAATCAATTCCGCATCTCAAGTGCTTCGCGCCAATGTAAATGCAAGCCGACAAAGTGCCCAAGAGGCTGAAGCAATGGCAAATAAAATCAAAGAGATTATCGCAAAAGTTTCTACCATGTCGGAACTCTCTCAGCATAACCAAGAAGATATTCGTAAAATATCCTCGATTGCCAGTGAACTCTATACAGCTGCGACCAACCTTAACGCTCAATTAGGACAATTTAAAACCTAATACAGCGTTGATACGCGATAATCTTACAGCATGTTTTACTTTAATCCATAGGAATTTTTATATGAAACAATCATCATTACTACTCCCTCTTTTTGTATGTGGCTCACTCTATGCCGAAATTCTCCCATTTGATAGCAACGGATCAATTCATACACCTACTGTTGTCACTACAGTACCCCAAGAGGTGATTATCACCAATAAAGAGCCATTCAGTGTAAATGTTGCCAATTTCCCTACCGATACTGTCCAAAAGGTAAAATTGGATTCCAACGATACAATCAAGGTCAAACTCGATTCTAATGACATTATTAATGTCATGATCTCCAATCCCGTGAAATTGGTCGAAAAAGAGAAACCAAAAATTACTTTACTCAATGATAGTAAAAATGTTCTAACGGTTGAAAACAGCTCACTATTAGGAGAGCTAAGCACCTCTCTTCAAGCAATATCTATCAATAAAGTAGCGGTAAAAAATAAATATGGAGAAACCTTAGGGCTCAAAATTCGATTTGTAGCAGAAGATAAACTGGAAATCTCCAAAGATTTTAAAATTTTGGTTGACAATGAGATATACATGGATGATGACGAAGTAAAACAACTTCAAAATGCTATCGCGAAAATGATCACTATCGGAAGTACCCCAGCCGAAGAGAAACAATTTAAATTAAGTTTTAAAACAACCGGTGATTTCGAGATGAATCTCTATAGTGTTAAAAAGATGTTTGGTATGAGCAAAGGGGTAGAGGTCTCTATTATTATCGCTCAAGAGAAAAAATACAGCTCAAAAGCGATTCTCTCTCTCAAAGAACTGATAGAGCTTAAAACTATTTTAGACAAATATGAGACGACCAAAATCAACCCTATCTAATCTCCCCGTTTACTTTTCCCCTTTTTTGCTATAATTTCGAAAAAGACGAAAGGGGAATAGGGATATGCACGCACCTCGCGGGTTTGGTAAAAGCTATTTCTCTCTTGTCGCTATCCAAGCCTATGCTTCGGAAGTTCGTTTAGCTAAAAACATCACTCGTATCGAACTCGTTGTTCCTGTTTGCCCCATCTATATCTATTCAGCTATCTCCCCTCCCCCTAACGATTAATTTTATTTTCGTCACAACACACTATTATAATCGTTAAGGATACCTATGTTCAAACACACCCTGTCACTTGTTGCATCCGCAACACTCGTTGCCTCATTAGGGGCTAATACCCTCCAACTCGAACCTATCGTAGTCTCCGCTTCTAAAAGTGAACAACCCCTCAAAGAGATAACCGCTAACATCGATGTTATTACCGCTGATGAACTCGAAGAGAGACATATAACTTCGGTTATCGATGCCCTCAAAACCCTCAGCAATATTCCGATAGCCCAAAATGGGGGAATTGGGGAAACAAGCTCTTTTTTCCTTCGGGGATTCAGTTCTGAAAACGCTGTTGTGTTAGTAGACGGTATCCGCTACAACGATCCTACCACACCAAAGGGACAATCCCAACTCGAACACCTTATGGTCAATGATGTCGAACGAATTGAAATCCTAAAAGGGGCACAAAGCGGTGTTTGGGGGGCAAACGCCGTCGCCGGTGTGATTAATATCATTACCAAAAAAGCGACCGAAAAACTGAGTATCGCTACATCGACAGAGTACGGCAGTTACGCAACCACCAAACTAGGAGCTAACATCTCCCAAAAAATCGGTAATCTATCGTACTATTTCGGAGCAAGCCAGATCAAAACAAACGGCTTCTCTTCAAATGTTCCCAAAGGGAAAAATCCGGAGGATTACGAAGGAGACGGTTATAAAAATGAGACCGTAAACAGCAAAATCAGCTACGATGTGACCTCATCGGATACCCTTCATGCCCAAGCAAATTTTATCGATGCTTTATCACAATACGATGCCTACGCGCAACCTAACAGTGAAGCGAATGAGATTCATCAGATTAACCGACTAGGGAGTCTTAGCTATGAGCACCGCTTTAATCAAGAAGACTCACTTAGTGCGACGTACAGCATCTCCAGCTTTGATAAAAAAGACCCCCTCGGATACACCAAAGCATTTATAGGGACAAACAAGGAGGGGTCAATCCAAGGAAACTATCACTATATGCCAAACGCTTTTTTGGTCATAGGGGGAAATGTGCTCCATACCAAAGATACTGTTAGTGCTAATGAGCTTAACTCCAAGGGAGTTTTTCTAACGAATACGAACCGTTTGGACAACCTTGTGCTAACCGAATCTATTCGCCATGATAGTTATGATACGTTTGCGGATAAAACAACCGGTAAAATCGGAGCTAAATATAATTTTACAGAGGAGATTGCACTCAGTTCTAATTACGGAACTGCTTATCGTACCCCTTCCCTCTTTGAGCTCTATGCAAGCTTCTACGGAAACCCAAATCTCCAGCCCGAAACCACCAAGAGTTTCGACATTACCGGAAGCTATAAACATCTAAGTGCAACGTATTATAATAATTTGGTTGATAATCTCATCGGTTCTAACCCATCCACTTATGTCTACGAGCAAGTGAGCGGAAAATCACGTCTCAAAGGATATGAACTCTCGTATAAAAACACTATAACAAGCGATCTCGTGTTAGACCTCGGATATAACCGTCTTTGGGCTAAAAATCAAAACAACCAAGAACTTCAACGACGTTCAAAAGATACGCTCCGTAGTACACTGGATTACTACGGAATCAGCAAATTACATATAGGATTTAATGCTCATTACATCGGAACACGCTATGATGATATTGCCCAAACAAAACAAACAGGACGTTATACCCTATGGGGAGCGGTCGTAAATTATGATGCGACCGAGAGTCTCAGTTTCTATCTCAAAGGAGACAATTTGAGCGATAAGCTTTATCAAGAAGTTGACGGATACGGAACCGCAGGGCGCACTCTCTATGTTGGTGCAAATGCTAAATTCTAAAAATTTCTGCCACAAAGTGGCAAGCTTTAGCGTCTTAGCGACTAGCGTAGGCAAAGAGATTGTATTTCTTTGGCGTTCTAAATAAATGAAACTTTCTTTTCGCCCCTATCTGCACTATAAATTTTTCAACGCCCTCTTCACCGGTATGGTGGGGGGATCGGTCTTTACGATTTATGCAACCCTTAGCCCCTCGACATTTTCCATCGGGGGAATACTCCTTGCACTGGGGATGATGGGGATGGCATACGTGTACCATCGTCTTATGAATATCCGTACTTTTTTCCGATTTACGCTGGTGAGCGAGCTTATCATGCTCCTTATGCTGGGATATTATCTGCTGTTTTCCACCCACATCATGAGTGCCTTAATCATTTACGTCGCCTATCAGTTCTCTTTTGTCTTCGGAGGATATTTGGTGCGCGCCGAAACCCATTTCGCCCGTCATGCACGGGTGATGGGATGGATTGATGTCGCCAAACAGCAAGGCTCTCTCGCAGGGCTGGCTCTCTCGTACGGATTTTACAAACTTATAGAGCATTATGGTATCACTAAAGCTGCCGAACAAGTCTATGATTTGCATTTTGTCCTGTTCGCACTGGAATGTTTGATTATCCTCTCGTTGCTTCGTGCATTTCGAGGAAAATAGATGAAATCTATCTCTATTTTCGGCACCTCATCTGATGCAGGAAAATCGACACTCACGTTTGTAATCGGGAAACTCCTCCAAGAACGGGGGATCAGCGTCGGGGTGTTCAAAGCCCAAAACGTCTCCAACAACTCTCATGTCTGCGACGATGGGTCTGAAATCGCCATCGCCCAGTATTTTCAAGCCGAGGTATTGGGTATCCCAACGAGCTATCATCTCAACCCCGTGTTGCTCAAATCGGGGCACGGGAATAGCGCCTCGCTGATCGTAAAGGGGCGCGTTGTCGCCGACAAAGAGGTTCGCGAGTATTACCGTGATTTGGATCTTCTTAAACCTGCTGTCGATGAGTGTTTCGACTATCTGCGTAAACGTTATGAGTGTGTCATCTGCGAAGGGGCGGGAAGTCCCGTCGAACTCAACCTGATGGACAAAGACCTCTCTAATATCTACATCGCCGAAAAATACAATACCAAGATTATCCTCGTCGCCGACATCGAACGCGGAGGGGTTTTCGCCTCGATTTGGGGGGTCTATAATCTTCTCCCAGAACAACTACGGAAGAATGTCATCGGAGTGATCGTCAACAAATTTCGGGGTGATCGAAGCTTGTTTGATGATGGGGTACGTATCATCGAAGAGCGCTTCGGCATCTCCGTTCTCGGTGTCCTCCCCTATACCCCGCTCAA contains these protein-coding regions:
- a CDS encoding NFACT family protein, whose translation is MKFSYFKQIVLYMQHFDHIVAAYRLNDSSLRIVFNRENSWNFELNGGDSGISIGESASRGKMYQAPFDMLLAKRFNRSTVQSISMHNSDKILRLTAGMSGSYKSLTTTLQLEFTGKHTNAIILDEEGRVLEALRHIDEEVSSRSVRVGQILLDPPPIPYEPKEYPLEDVRGFLVDEFNRRNNGNLERLKKEKLLLLNKRLIQLKKHLNGLENELLLLEEAQHSQHIGHLILANLASIRPYDTEIVLDDFDGTPLRIILAPRCPTPSSQAEHFFKRSKKGKQKAIGLYRERHNLEEKIRHLELFIQTVSSATTPEEITLLFPQKGEKSRLKTSDSIAQFWIEGVKVSLGKSEKGNIELLQNAKARDIWMHLKDRPSAHVIISTDKQQLPEKILETAAKLCVDFSVFEKGSYLVDYTPRREVRVQEGANVLYTNYKTLAINR
- a CDS encoding cobyric acid synthase, coding for MKSISIFGTSSDAGKSTLTFVIGKLLQERGISVGVFKAQNVSNNSHVCDDGSEIAIAQYFQAEVLGIPTSYHLNPVLLKSGHGNSASLIVKGRVVADKEVREYYRDLDLLKPAVDECFDYLRKRYECVICEGAGSPVELNLMDKDLSNIYIAEKYNTKIILVADIERGGVFASIWGVYNLLPEQLRKNVIGVIVNKFRGDRSLFDDGVRIIEERFGISVLGVLPYTPLNLGFEDSQSLKNFVQNKPNPVKKIGIINYPTMSNYNDFEPLIADEAITVEFITTNVSLESYELIILPGSKRVIEDLRWLKQVGLFDALQTRKKEILGICGGYQMMFAAIIDEGCVETSEPSREEALGFIDDVIVFQRDKVLKKGKYEIFGRTINGFEIHHGVSEKYPLFYENEHIKGTFVHGLFDDEAFDAYKKKTIDAFMETMRSEIDVERILNVL
- a CDS encoding TonB-dependent receptor, coding for MFKHTLSLVASATLVASLGANTLQLEPIVVSASKSEQPLKEITANIDVITADELEERHITSVIDALKTLSNIPIAQNGGIGETSSFFLRGFSSENAVVLVDGIRYNDPTTPKGQSQLEHLMVNDVERIEILKGAQSGVWGANAVAGVINIITKKATEKLSIATSTEYGSYATTKLGANISQKIGNLSYYFGASQIKTNGFSSNVPKGKNPEDYEGDGYKNETVNSKISYDVTSSDTLHAQANFIDALSQYDAYAQPNSEANEIHQINRLGSLSYEHRFNQEDSLSATYSISSFDKKDPLGYTKAFIGTNKEGSIQGNYHYMPNAFLVIGGNVLHTKDTVSANELNSKGVFLTNTNRLDNLVLTESIRHDSYDTFADKTTGKIGAKYNFTEEIALSSNYGTAYRTPSLFELYASFYGNPNLQPETTKSFDITGSYKHLSATYYNNLVDNLIGSNPSTYVYEQVSGKSRLKGYELSYKNTITSDLVLDLGYNRLWAKNQNNQELQRRSKDTLRSTLDYYGISKLHIGFNAHYIGTRYDDIAQTKQTGRYTLWGAVVNYDATESLSFYLKGDNLSDKLYQEVDGYGTAGRTLYVGANAKF
- a CDS encoding methyl-accepting chemotaxis protein, whose product is MDLFNTIKSKFILNLVAAIGAILISVIVAYFIAVGSIKEIMISDLNTVADALEKNVNYIANIEPKAYQEVGFKEEIKKIKIGKSGYVYFINSEGVMTIHPKDEGKNKAGHDYIDHIRSDKAGGIYEYVSATTGQDKIAAYRYISAWDMWVIPGINKADYFDELRSSFFKWFLLLGTILTAILIAINYISGTSILRPIEELDRVSSDLAHGNGDLTKRLPIRNANDEIGVASKYLNSFIDKIQNTINDTKNITSSAVGSTSSLNAAAENLSVQSEKTNTIAQNTNATAAEIGTTLEQSVQMAQESLKNSQSTEQELGHVREIANAITTEIHNTTQMSNELAERFAQLSSDAASVSGVLSIISDIADQTNLLALNAAIEAARAGEHGRGFAVVADEVRKLAERTQKSLTEINSTISIVIQSISDSSDMMSANGKNIERLADRSEEIDLKINSASQVLRANVNASRQSAQEAEAMANKIKEIIAKVSTMSELSQHNQEDIRKISSIASELYTAATNLNAQLGQFKT